The following are encoded together in the Eulemur rufifrons isolate Redbay chromosome 28, OSU_ERuf_1, whole genome shotgun sequence genome:
- the CH25H gene encoding cholesterol 25-hydroxylase produces the protein MNCCNCSEPQILCSSEQLFLQPLWDRLRTWEALLQSPFFPVIFSITTYVGFCLPFVVLDGLCPSVPALRRYKIHPNFSPSARQLLPCLGQTLYQHVVFVFPATLLHWARSPAHLPRDAPELLQLGQHVVLCLLLFDTEFFVWHLLHHRVPWLYRTFHKVHHRNPSSFALATQYMSIWELFSLGFFDTVNVSLLGCHPLTVLTFHVVNIWLSVEDHSGYDFPWSTHRLVPFGWYGGVAHHDLHHTQFNCNFAPYFTHWDKILGTLRPAPAPAS, from the coding sequence ATGAACTGCTGCAACTGCTCCGAGCCCCAGATCCTCTGCAGCTCTGAGCAGCTATTCCTGCAGCCCCTCTGGGACCGCCTGAGGACCTGGGAGGCCCTCCTCCAGTCGCCCTTCTTCCCGGTCATCTTCTCGATCACCACCTATGTGGGCTTCTGCCTGCCCTTCGTGGTGCTGGACGGCCTGTGTCCCTCGGTGCCCGCGCTGCGGCGCTACAAGATCCACCCCAACTTCTCGCCGTCCGCGCGGCAGCTGCTGCCCTGCCTGGGACAGACGCTCTACCAGCACGTGGTGTTCGTGTTCCCCGCCACGCTGCTGCACTGGGCCCGCAGCCCGGCCCACCTGCCCCGCGACGCTCCGGAGCTGCTCCAGCTGGGGCAGCACGTCGTGTTGTGCCTGCTGCTCTTCGACACCGAGTTCTTCGTGTGGCACCTGCTGCACCACAGGGTGCCCTGGCTGTACCGCACCTTCCACAAAGTGCACCACCGGAACCCGTCCTCTTTCGCGCTGGCCACGCAGTACATGAGCATCTGGGAGCTGTTTTCCCTGGGCTTCTTCGACACGGTGAACGTCAGTCTGCTCGGGTGCCACCCGCTCACGGTCCTGACCTTCCACGTGGTCAACATCTGGCTGTCAGTGGAGGACCACTCCGGCTACGACTTCCCCTGGTCCACCCACCGACTGGTGCCTTTCGGGTGGTACGGGGGCGTGGCGCACCACGACCTGCATCACACGCAGTTCAACTGCAACTTCGCCCCTTACTTCACACACTGGGACAAAATACTGGGAACTCTgcgccccgcgcccgcgcccgcgtcGTGA